GACCGGGAAGATGGCGACGAGGACGGGTCATAAGACGCTCCGATAAGGAGGGGATGTGGTACCTCTCCCGATCGTTATCGAACGCTGGCGCGACATGTTGCCGGAGATGTGCAAAAAAGTGCCGCAAACACGTGTTCGCGCACAACCCATGCGCTTTACCGGATCCACAATAAACCGCATAAAAAGAGGGCTTAATGTGACCCTCGGTCACTCCGACCGCCCCTCGGTCACTCCGACCGCCCCTCGGTCGCCTCCTCTGACCCTCGGTCACTCCGACCGACCCTCGGTCACTCCGACCCTCGGTCACTCCGACCGACCCTCGGTCACTCCGACCAACCCTCGGTCGCCTCCTCTGACCCTCGGTCGCCTCCTCTGACCCTCGGTCGCCTCCTCTGACCCTCGGTCACTCCGACCGACCCTCGGTCGCCTCCTCTGACCCTCGGTTACTCGCAACCCATGAAGCGACCGCCGCTCCGTGCTATGCTCATGCGTCCCCCAACCCCGGAGTTGGCTGATGTTTTTTGATAACCTCGTATCTCCCCGCCCTACACGACATCGCGCCGAGCACCTGCTCCTGGTCGCTTCGCTCACCGCCTCCGCCCTCCTCACCTTCGCCGGATGCGCGAGCGCCCAGCTTTCCCCCTCGACCCTGGGTGCCGAACAATCCACCGGAGCTTCGAGCAGCGCCAACAGCGCACGCTCCGGCCCCGGCGTATGCCCGCCCGCCCCGCTCAGCGAACTTGGGGGGTGCACACGGATCACCGGCGACCTGATCATCGAGAACATCCGGGAGTCGGCGCTCCCCGACCTCGGGAGCATCGAGCGAGTCGAGGGCAGTCTCATCGTCCGGCAGAGTTTTTTGCTCAACCACCTCGAGGGACTTCGCAACCTGGAGGCGGTCGGCGCTGACGTGATGCTGGTAGGGCTCCCCGGCCTTGCCACTCTCGAGGGCTTGAGCAAGCTGCGCGTCATCGGCGGAGAGCTGCACATGGTAGAGGTTGGCGTGGATGCTTGCCGGGTTGCAGCGTTCATTCGCGACCAGCGCGAGCGCGGCTACCAGGGCCCCGCCCACATCATGGGCGTCGACCCCTCCCCCGCCTGCCAGGTCGACTTCGAGAGTCCGGAGCTCGCCGGACCCGCCACAGCCCTCTCGGATGCCGACGCCGAACCGCGGCTTCCCCCCAACCCCTCGCTTCCGCCCATCACCCTGCCCGACTACGGCGAGATCCGCGGCGGAAACCACCTTCAGACCATCCACCCCGAGATCGCCCTTCGCGCTCGCCTCTTATACGCGCTCCTTCAGCATGAGGGCATTGAGGTGGTGTTCATCTCCGGCCACCGCAGCTGGAGTCCTCCCGGCGGGCGGCGTCTGGCCAGCTGGCATCACGTCGGCATGGCCTTCGACCTCAACCTCACCCACCGCGCCACCATGAGCGAGGCCAACCGCCACTACGAGGCCGACCGCAACCAGTGGGAGCGCATCGGTGAGTTGGCCGAAGGACTCGGGATCATCTGGGGGGCGCGCTACGACGACATCTTTCACTTCGAGTGGCACCCCGGCCATCACGCCCGCATGCGGCAGCAAGAGTTCGACGCATTTCGCGAGCTCGCCGGTCAAGACCTGGGCAACTACCGCCAGGGCTGGTCACTCTACAAAGATGATCTTCAGAACGTCGACGAAACCCCTCCCTGTCTGGGCGGTTGCTATATCCCGCCGGACAAAGGCTTAAGCGAACTTCTTGAATCGCTGCGCTAGACCTGTTCAGCGGAATTTCAAAACCTGTTCAAAAAAATCCGCACACGTCCTTGCCACCTTCCGTCTCGCTCCTAAGGTTCCCTGCGAGCTATCGGACACGGTGACTGCGCCGAATGATGCCTGATGCACCCGGCATGCCTGTTCAAAAGGTGGTCACCCCGAGAGCAGCGAACGCAACCTTGAACTTAACGCGGTTAAAGGAGATGGATTATGAACAAGACTCTGAAACTTCTGGTGCTCTTCGTGCTCGGCGCGTTCATCATCGCTTGTGGCGATGATGACGACGATCCCGACACCATCGATGATGTGGGTGTAGAAAACGACGCCGGTGATGACGCCGACGTCGAAGAAGATACCGGCGGCGAAGATGACGCCGGCGAAGACACCGACGTCGAAGATGACACGGGTGACAACAACGATCTCAACATCGTTGAAACCGCTCAGGCCAACGAAGACTTTTCCCTCCTTGTGGAAGCAGTGGTTCGCGCCGGCCTGGATGATGATCTCGCTGCCGAAGGCCCCTTCACTGTCTTTGCGCCGACCAACGCGGCGTTTGAGGCGGCTGACCTCGACTCCGAGGCGATTCAGGCGATGGACCCGGTCGACCTGGCCGCCGTGCTCACCTACCACGTGATCGACGGCGAAGTGCTCGCCGCAAATGTCAGCGCCGGCGCAGTGGCCACCTTGAACGGTGCCCCGGCCCTCATCGAAGATGCCGACGGGCTGACCTACGCCACCGCCCCTATCAGCGCGACGGACGTCATCGCCACCAACGGCGTGATCCACGTGATCGACGAAGTGGTCTTCCCGCCGGAGTTAAACGCCGCTGAGACAGCCACCCAGTCTGGAAACTTCACCGGCCTTCTGGCTGCGGTCGCCGCCGCTGAGCTCGGCGAGACCGTCGCGACCGGCGGTCCCTTCACCGTGTTTGCCCCGGCTGACCCGGCCTTCGACGGCATTAACCTCGACGACTACTCCACCGCAGAGCTCGCCGACATTCTGACTTTCCATGTCGTGCCTGGCTACGTCAGCTCCTTCGACCTGGTCAGCGGCAACGTAGCCACGGTCAACGGTGCCGAAGCCGAAGTCGTGGTCGACGGTGCCACCGTCACCTACGAAGGT
Above is a window of Lujinxingia sediminis DNA encoding:
- a CDS encoding M15 family metallopeptidase — protein: MFFDNLVSPRPTRHRAEHLLLVASLTASALLTFAGCASAQLSPSTLGAEQSTGASSSANSARSGPGVCPPAPLSELGGCTRITGDLIIENIRESALPDLGSIERVEGSLIVRQSFLLNHLEGLRNLEAVGADVMLVGLPGLATLEGLSKLRVIGGELHMVEVGVDACRVAAFIRDQRERGYQGPAHIMGVDPSPACQVDFESPELAGPATALSDADAEPRLPPNPSLPPITLPDYGEIRGGNHLQTIHPEIALRARLLYALLQHEGIEVVFISGHRSWSPPGGRRLASWHHVGMAFDLNLTHRATMSEANRHYEADRNQWERIGELAEGLGIIWGARYDDIFHFEWHPGHHARMRQQEFDAFRELAGQDLGNYRQGWSLYKDDLQNVDETPPCLGGCYIPPDKGLSELLESLR
- a CDS encoding fasciclin domain-containing protein produces the protein MNKTLKLLVLFVLGAFIIACGDDDDDPDTIDDVGVENDAGDDADVEEDTGGEDDAGEDTDVEDDTGDNNDLNIVETAQANEDFSLLVEAVVRAGLDDDLAAEGPFTVFAPTNAAFEAADLDSEAIQAMDPVDLAAVLTYHVIDGEVLAANVSAGAVATLNGAPALIEDADGLTYATAPISATDVIATNGVIHVIDEVVFPPELNAAETATQSGNFTGLLAAVAAAELGETVATGGPFTVFAPADPAFDGINLDDYSTAELADILTFHVVPGYVSSFDLVSGNVATVNGAEAEVVVDGATVTYEGAAVTSVNILSSNAIIHVIDSVVLPPAE